The following coding sequences are from one Lolium rigidum isolate FL_2022 chromosome 6, APGP_CSIRO_Lrig_0.1, whole genome shotgun sequence window:
- the LOC124666673 gene encoding uncharacterized protein LOC124666673 — MPSRALLCASSAAARLRLLPSTRTNPSSPSLLAAAALAVLKQQGSLSTAVGATAGMAAGEEAKPATAAGGVSDRILPHLLNIYGSCATARDFEIYAQHATFEDPLMRAHGVKQIKSAFYTLPKVFGESKIAEYTVKENATGPGKTEILIDNKQHYKVFGKPVDIASLITLDVEDGKVVRHQDWWDKKPLKNRETVSFPLVGRVAEASRRGAMLLTHVLMGCGKDPTP, encoded by the exons ATGCCATCGCGAGCTCTTCTctgcgcctcctccgccgccgcgcgtcTGCGTCTGCTGCCGTCCACGAGGACGAACCCGTCGTCTCCCAGCCTCCTCGCAGCTGCAGCACTCGCGGTCCTGAAGCAGCAGGGATCGTTGTCGACGGCGGTCGGGGCGACGGCAGGCATGGCGGCGGGTGAGGAAGCGAagccggcgacggcggccgggGGCGTGTCGGACCGCATCTTGCCTCATCTCCTCAACAT ATACGGATCGTGCGCCACGGCTCGGGACTTCGAGATTTACGCCCAGCACGCCACATTCGAGGACCCGCTCATGCGCGCCCACGG GGTGAAGCAGATCAAATCAGCCTTCTACACGCTCCCCAAG GTGTTCGGTGAATCCAAGATCGCGGAGTACACGGTGAAGGAGAACGCCACTGGGCCGGGGAAAACCGAG ATACTGATCGACAACAAGCAGCACTACAAGGTCTTTGGCAAGCCCGTCGACATAGCGTCGCTCATCACGCTCGACGTCGAGGACGGCAAGGTCGTCAGACACCAAGACTG GTGGGACAAGAAGCCTCTGAAGAACAGGGAGACGGTCAGCTTCCCGCTGGTGGGGCGGGTGGCGGAGGCGAGCCGCCGGGGAGCCATGCTGCTCACCCACGTCCTCATGGGCTGCGGCAAGGACCCCACCCCCTAG
- the LOC124662218 gene encoding rho GTPase-activating protein 3-like produces the protein MKIGWPTEVRHVAHVTFDRFHGFRGVPAELQPEPALAKAPSASKTAFGVSTESMQCAHDARGNSVPSILLHLQRRLYDQGGLATEGIFRVAADGAQEQRVRQHLDLAGTIPDDDDDGAAVDVHCLAGLIKAWFRELPGGLLDALPEEEVARCTTAEEAGRLCGKLAPAKAALLDWAVQLMADVASEEGRNRMGARNVAMVFAPNMTQAADPLTALKYAVQVMNFLNQLIERALRQRREQAAAATAKLIS, from the exons ATGAAGATCGGGTGGCCAACCGAAGTGCGCCACGTCGCCCACGTCACCTTTGACCGGTTCCATGGCTTCCGCGGCGTGCCCGCCGAGCTCCAGCCCGAGCCCGCCCTCGCCAAGGCCCCCAGCGCAAG CAAGACGGCGTTCGGCGTGTCGACGGAGTCGATGCAGTGCGCGCACGACGCGCGGGGCAACAGCGTGCCGTCCATCCTGCTCCACCTGCAGCGCCGCCTCTACGACCAGGGCGGGCTGGCCACGGAGGGCATCTTCCGCGTGGCCGCCGACGGCGCCCAGGAGCAGCGCGTCCGGCAGCACCTCGACCTCGCCGGCACCATccctgacgacgacgacgacggcgccgcaGTGGACGTGCACTGCCTGGCGGGGCTCATCAAGGCGTGGTTCAGGGAGCTCCCGGGCGGGCTGCTGGACGCGCTGCCAGAGGAGGAGGTGGCGCGGTGCacgacggcggaggaggccgggaggCTCTGCGGGAAACTTGCGCCGGCCAAGGCGGCGCTGCTCGACTGGGCCGTGCAGCTCATGGCGGACGTGGCCAGCGAGGAGGGGCGGAACCGGATGGGTGCGCGCAACGTCGCCATGGTCTTCGCGCCCAACATGACGCAG GCGGCGGATCCTCTGACGGCGCTCAAGTACGCGGTGCAGGTGATGAACTTCCTCAACCAGCTCATCGAGCGAGCGCTCCGGCAAAGACGAGAACAAGCAGCGGCAGCAACAGCCAAATTGATCAGTTGA
- the LOC124661630 gene encoding small nuclear ribonucleoprotein Sm D2-like isoform X2 has protein sequence MASMAEDPAANGKKEEEEFSTGPLSVLMLSVKNNTQVLINCRNNKKLLGRVRAFDRHCNMVLENVREMWTEVPKTGKGKKKALPVNKDRFISKMFLRGDSVIIVLRNPK, from the exons ATGGCGTCCATGGCGGAGGATCCCGCTGCCAAT ggaaagaaggaggaggaggagttcagCACGGGGCCGCTGTCCGTGCTCATGCTCAGCGTCAAGAACAACACTCAG GTGCTTATCAACTGCCGGAACAACAAGAAGTTACTTGGCCGCGTGAGGGCATTTGACCGTCACTGCAACATGGTTCTTGAGAATGTCAGGGAGATGTGGACTGAG GTTCCAAAGACTGGCAAGGGCAAGAAGAAGGCTCTTCCAGTGAACAAGGACAGGTTCATCAGCAAGATGTTCCTCCGCGGGGACTCGGTCATCATTGTCCTCAGGAACCCGAAGTGA
- the LOC124661630 gene encoding small nuclear ribonucleoprotein Sm D2-like isoform X1, which yields MASMAEDPAANQGKKEEEEFSTGPLSVLMLSVKNNTQVLINCRNNKKLLGRVRAFDRHCNMVLENVREMWTEVPKTGKGKKKALPVNKDRFISKMFLRGDSVIIVLRNPK from the exons ATGGCGTCCATGGCGGAGGATCCCGCTGCCAAT CAGggaaagaaggaggaggaggagttcagCACGGGGCCGCTGTCCGTGCTCATGCTCAGCGTCAAGAACAACACTCAG GTGCTTATCAACTGCCGGAACAACAAGAAGTTACTTGGCCGCGTGAGGGCATTTGACCGTCACTGCAACATGGTTCTTGAGAATGTCAGGGAGATGTGGACTGAG GTTCCAAAGACTGGCAAGGGCAAGAAGAAGGCTCTTCCAGTGAACAAGGACAGGTTCATCAGCAAGATGTTCCTCCGCGGGGACTCGGTCATCATTGTCCTCAGGAACCCGAAGTGA